One genomic segment of Arthrobacter sp. zg-Y1110 includes these proteins:
- the rph gene encoding ribonuclease PH → MTTAANSPVSTSSSTVVRSDGRTPDQLRSITITRGWSKQAEGSALIEFGNTRVLCTASLTPGVPRWLKGEGKGWVTAEYAMLPRATNTRNDRESVKGKLGGRTHEISRLIGRSLRSIIDTKALGENTIVLDCDVLQADGGTRTAAITGAYVALADAVAWAKENKLIARNASPLLDTVAAISVGIIDGVPMLDLPYVEDVRAETDMNVVVTGSGKFVEVQGTAEGAPFDRAELDALLDLALAGTAELAVIQRQTLGLA, encoded by the coding sequence ATGACAACCGCCGCAAACAGCCCTGTTTCCACCTCTTCTTCCACCGTCGTCCGCTCCGATGGCCGTACTCCCGACCAGCTGCGGAGCATCACCATTACGCGTGGCTGGTCGAAGCAGGCCGAAGGTTCGGCGCTGATCGAGTTCGGCAATACCCGGGTGCTGTGCACCGCGTCGCTGACCCCCGGCGTTCCGCGCTGGCTCAAGGGTGAAGGCAAGGGCTGGGTCACCGCCGAATACGCCATGCTCCCGCGGGCCACCAACACCCGCAACGACCGCGAATCGGTCAAGGGGAAACTGGGCGGGCGCACGCACGAGATCTCCCGGCTGATCGGCCGCTCGCTGCGCTCCATCATCGACACCAAGGCCCTGGGCGAGAACACGATTGTCCTGGACTGCGACGTCCTGCAGGCAGACGGCGGCACCCGCACGGCCGCCATCACGGGCGCCTATGTGGCCCTCGCCGACGCCGTGGCCTGGGCCAAGGAAAACAAGCTCATTGCCCGCAACGCTTCACCGCTGCTGGACACCGTGGCGGCCATCAGCGTGGGTATCATCGACGGGGTCCCGATGCTGGACCTGCCGTACGTCGAAGATGTCCGTGCCGAAACCGATATGAACGTGGTGGTCACCGGCTCGGGCAAGTTTGTCGAGGTGCAGGGCACCGCGGAGGGTGCCCCGTTCGACCGTGCAGAGCTTGACGCCCTCCTCGACCTGGCCCTGGCAGGTACCGCAGAACTGGCCGTCATCCAGCGCCAGACACTGGGCCTGGCCTAA
- a CDS encoding S9 family peptidase: MRRLSSLGIAVSLALATAPATATAAEPAVTELGGTLPGGATWAAQLPQAWNGKLVLYSHGFRPGPDNPARDPGFESTAQALTARGFAVASSSYAATGWALGTAVEDQLGTLAAFSAAAGEPVRTIAFGTSMGGLVSSLIAETPDSGVDGAVSTCGLLGGGINLNNYQLDGIHALAELLLPGADLQLTGFRTAEEAGVTINALMGAVQQAQATPEGRARLALAAALMNTPTWFSGDTEPDRKDYAAQQEAQYNWLLQTIPFVVGSRASIVNAADGDSGWNQGVDYRSLLRDSAQRQQVKALYRSACLDLRRDLHTLTSTADTAPDPEALEWMDRTSTPHGELLMPVLTMHTLADILAPVEYMEEYAETVREAGAGALLRQSYVERTGHCTFTDAERVGAVLAMDERLDTGRWGNLAEPRKLDRAAESLGLGEADFIRYRPEEFVNDRDYPQDPGSGHGHGHGHGHGKGR, from the coding sequence ATGCGCAGACTTTCATCTTTGGGAATTGCCGTTTCGCTGGCCCTGGCAACCGCCCCGGCAACGGCAACAGCGGCAGAACCCGCCGTCACGGAGCTCGGGGGGACGCTTCCGGGCGGAGCAACGTGGGCAGCTCAACTGCCGCAGGCCTGGAACGGCAAGCTGGTGCTCTACAGTCACGGCTTCCGGCCCGGACCCGACAATCCGGCCAGGGACCCGGGTTTCGAATCCACCGCCCAGGCACTGACCGCCCGGGGATTCGCGGTGGCATCCTCGTCCTATGCAGCCACCGGCTGGGCCCTTGGAACAGCGGTCGAGGACCAGCTGGGCACCTTGGCCGCCTTCTCGGCTGCGGCGGGCGAGCCTGTCCGGACCATCGCCTTCGGCACCTCGATGGGCGGCCTGGTCAGCAGCCTCATCGCCGAAACCCCGGACAGCGGCGTGGACGGAGCGGTGAGCACCTGCGGGCTGCTCGGCGGCGGAATCAACCTGAACAATTACCAGCTCGACGGCATCCATGCTCTCGCAGAGCTGCTCCTGCCCGGAGCGGACCTGCAGTTGACGGGATTCCGCACCGCCGAGGAAGCCGGCGTCACCATCAATGCCCTGATGGGTGCGGTACAGCAGGCTCAGGCGACGCCGGAGGGCCGGGCCCGGCTGGCCTTGGCGGCGGCCCTGATGAACACACCGACCTGGTTCAGCGGGGACACGGAACCGGACCGGAAGGATTACGCCGCGCAGCAGGAGGCGCAGTACAACTGGCTGCTGCAGACGATCCCGTTTGTGGTCGGTTCGCGTGCCTCGATAGTCAACGCCGCGGACGGTGACAGCGGCTGGAACCAAGGGGTGGATTACCGCTCCCTGCTGCGGGACTCGGCGCAGCGGCAGCAGGTTAAGGCGCTGTACCGCAGTGCCTGCCTGGATCTGCGCCGGGACCTGCATACCCTCACCTCCACCGCGGACACCGCACCGGATCCGGAAGCCCTGGAGTGGATGGACCGCACCTCGACCCCGCACGGGGAGCTCCTCATGCCGGTGCTGACCATGCATACCCTGGCCGACATCCTGGCGCCGGTGGAGTACATGGAGGAGTACGCGGAGACGGTTCGGGAAGCCGGCGCCGGTGCGCTGCTGCGCCAGTCCTACGTCGAACGGACCGGGCACTGCACCTTCACCGACGCGGAGCGGGTCGGCGCGGTGCTGGCAATGGACGAGCGCCTTGACACCGGCCGCTGGGGGAACCTGGCCGAGCCCCGGAAGCTTGACCGGGCAGCCGAATCACTGGGACTGGGGGAAGCGGACTTCATCAGGTACCGCCCCGAGGAGTTCGTCAACGACCGGGACTACCCGCAGGATCCGGGCTCCGGTCACGGCCACGGGCACGGACACGGACACGGGAAGGGCCGCTGA
- a CDS encoding MBL fold metallo-hydrolase: MKLTIVGCSGSFPGPASPASCYLVTANDGVRDWRILLDLGNGSLGALQRYMDLRDIDAVLLTHLHPDHCMDLCGLHVAVHWDPSGWNRDRIKVWGPAATADRMATAYGLELDPGMHEDFEFSNWTAGSAVQIGPFTVTPYPVRHPADEAYALRVEARTLDAAGEPVLRTLAYSGDTDSCPGLEDAARDTDVFLCEAAFHEGRDDAIEGVHLTGRRAGAAATAAQARRLLLTHLPVWNDASVSVSEARETYSGDLAVAVAGVSYDVGSPFSAPLAVQGGAHPAG, translated from the coding sequence ATGAAACTGACCATTGTGGGCTGCAGCGGATCCTTCCCCGGCCCGGCCTCGCCGGCGTCGTGCTACCTCGTGACCGCCAACGACGGCGTCCGCGACTGGCGGATCCTGCTGGATCTCGGCAACGGTTCGCTGGGTGCGCTGCAGCGCTACATGGACCTGCGGGACATAGACGCAGTCCTGCTGACCCATCTGCATCCGGACCACTGCATGGATCTGTGCGGCCTCCACGTAGCCGTGCACTGGGACCCCTCCGGCTGGAACCGGGACCGGATCAAGGTCTGGGGGCCGGCGGCAACGGCGGACCGGATGGCAACGGCCTACGGGCTGGAGCTGGACCCGGGCATGCACGAGGATTTCGAGTTCTCCAACTGGACCGCCGGCAGCGCAGTGCAGATCGGGCCGTTCACCGTGACCCCCTACCCGGTGCGGCACCCGGCCGATGAGGCCTACGCGCTGCGCGTGGAGGCCCGCACCCTGGACGCCGCCGGCGAACCCGTGCTCCGGACCCTGGCGTATTCCGGGGATACCGATTCCTGCCCCGGGCTGGAAGATGCTGCCCGGGACACCGATGTCTTCCTCTGCGAAGCTGCGTTCCATGAGGGCCGGGATGACGCCATCGAAGGGGTGCATCTGACCGGGCGCCGCGCGGGAGCGGCGGCCACCGCAGCGCAGGCCCGGCGCCTGCTGCTCACGCACCTGCCGGTTTGGAACGACGCCAGCGTCAGCGTCTCGGAAGCACGCGAAACCTACAGCGGGGACCTCGCCGTCGCCGTCGCCGGTGTCTCCTACGACGTCGGCAGCCCCTTCAGCGCACCGCTCGCCGTGCAGGGCGGGGCGCATCCGGCGGGATAA
- the murI gene encoding glutamate racemase produces the protein MSSNPASSSTHPLGTSVHEAVRVKDPDAPIGIFDSGVGGLTVARAVLDQLPNEAVMYVGDTANGPYGPLPIAEVRAKALGVMDELVDSGVKLLVIACNSASAAVLRDARERYTHRYGIPVIEVIQPAVRRAVAATRTGRIGVIGTAATVGSRAYDDTFAAAPHLQVSSVACPAFVEFVEAGITSGPDVLATAEEYLAPLKARDVDTLVLGCTHYPLLTGVISYVMGDGVTLVSSAEETAKDVYRALISHGIERRSQTPPQHTFVATGDSASFELLARRFLGPEVLSVQQVEHVAAHYPTGSMARVTPQMIAAARADAPERTEAHIGASWNGKV, from the coding sequence ATGAGTTCGAACCCGGCCAGCTCCTCCACCCATCCACTGGGCACGTCCGTGCACGAAGCAGTCCGGGTCAAGGACCCGGACGCCCCGATCGGCATCTTTGACTCCGGTGTCGGCGGCCTGACAGTGGCACGCGCGGTCCTGGACCAGCTGCCCAACGAAGCCGTTATGTACGTGGGGGATACCGCCAACGGACCCTACGGGCCCCTGCCGATCGCCGAAGTCCGGGCCAAAGCCCTGGGCGTGATGGACGAACTGGTGGATTCCGGCGTCAAGCTCCTGGTGATTGCGTGCAACTCCGCGTCCGCCGCCGTCCTGCGTGATGCCCGCGAGCGTTACACGCACCGGTACGGCATCCCCGTCATCGAGGTCATCCAGCCGGCGGTCCGCCGCGCAGTGGCTGCTACCCGGACCGGACGGATCGGTGTCATCGGAACGGCTGCCACTGTTGGTTCGCGGGCCTACGACGACACCTTTGCCGCGGCCCCGCACCTGCAGGTGTCTTCGGTGGCCTGCCCGGCGTTCGTGGAGTTCGTCGAAGCCGGCATCACGTCCGGCCCCGATGTGCTGGCCACGGCCGAGGAATACCTGGCTCCGCTGAAGGCCCGGGACGTGGACACGCTGGTCCTTGGCTGCACCCACTACCCGCTGCTCACCGGCGTCATCTCCTATGTGATGGGCGACGGCGTCACGCTCGTTTCCAGTGCCGAGGAGACCGCGAAGGATGTCTACCGCGCCCTGATCTCGCACGGGATCGAACGGCGCTCGCAGACCCCGCCGCAGCACACCTTCGTTGCCACCGGAGACTCGGCCTCCTTCGAGCTGCTTGCCCGGCGTTTCCTTGGCCCCGAGGTGCTCAGCGTCCAGCAGGTGGAACATGTGGCCGCGCATTACCCCACGGGCAGCATGGCGCGGGTGACCCCGCAGATGATTGCCGCAGCCCGGGCTGACGCCCCTGAACGCACGGAGGCGCACATCGGCGCCTCTTGGAACGGCAAGGTATGA
- a CDS encoding DUF2017 domain-containing protein, with protein sequence MATGFKLTRKGITANLEPGERDLLRKLFSDVQALLEPDTAADTDPLAAMVGIDPSAAVPDDSALLRLLPAGTTGNDDDALEFRRFTERTLRESKQGALRAAALQLEAAPLRLDTEQAQLFARALNDVRLVLADRLGLEDDEDAERLHDITDPSKAEDLDGYLALVYNFVTWLQETLMQALLDSLP encoded by the coding sequence GTGGCCACCGGCTTCAAGCTCACCCGTAAGGGCATTACCGCAAACCTGGAACCGGGGGAGCGGGACCTGCTGCGCAAGCTCTTTTCCGATGTGCAGGCTTTGCTGGAACCTGACACTGCAGCGGACACCGATCCCCTCGCGGCCATGGTCGGCATCGACCCGTCGGCGGCCGTTCCGGACGACTCCGCCCTGCTGCGGCTACTCCCCGCCGGCACCACGGGGAACGACGACGACGCGCTGGAGTTCCGGCGGTTTACCGAACGGACGCTGCGCGAATCAAAACAAGGCGCCCTGCGCGCCGCCGCGCTGCAGCTGGAAGCGGCACCGCTGCGCCTGGACACCGAGCAGGCGCAGCTCTTTGCCCGCGCCTTGAACGATGTCCGGCTGGTGCTGGCCGACCGCCTGGGACTGGAAGATGACGAAGACGCCGAGCGGCTGCATGACATCACCGACCCGTCCAAGGCCGAGGACTTGGACGGCTACCTTGCGCTGGTGTACAACTTCGTCACATGGCTGCAGGAGACACTGATGCAGGCGCTGCTCGACTCCCTGCCCTGA
- the clpS gene encoding ATP-dependent Clp protease adapter ClpS: MATSTATGTDTLTRKETDTLTSSDVPWVVIVWNDPVNLMSYVSYVFQSYFGYSEAKSHRLMLEVHQAGKSVVATGSRESAERDTLAMHSYGLWATFQKADAA, from the coding sequence ATGGCTACCAGCACCGCGACCGGAACGGACACTTTGACACGTAAGGAGACGGATACCCTCACGTCTTCGGACGTTCCCTGGGTCGTGATTGTCTGGAACGACCCGGTGAACCTGATGAGCTATGTCAGTTACGTCTTCCAGAGCTATTTCGGCTATTCGGAGGCCAAGTCCCACCGCCTCATGCTGGAGGTCCACCAGGCCGGGAAGTCCGTAGTGGCCACCGGATCCCGGGAATCCGCAGAACGCGATACCCTCGCCATGCATTCCTACGGGCTGTGGGCCACCTTCCAGAAGGCGGACGCGGCCTAG
- a CDS encoding nicotinate phosphoribosyltransferase produces MLQAALHSGTASRRSVFEVFARRLPEGRRYGIAAGTGRILEALENFRFEQTQLDFLARTNVVDERTLAWLADFRFSGNIYGYAEGEAYFPQSPLLIVESTFGEACILETMILSMLNHDSAIASAASRMTSAADGRPCIEMGSRRTHEEAAVAAARAAVIAGFDSTSNLEAGLRYGLKTVGTAAHSFTLLHDSEKEAFTAQTASLGLGTSLLVDTYDVERGVRTAVEVAGPSLGGVRLDSGDLVAQARWVRDLLNELGNTKTRIMVTSDLDEFAIAALASAPVDAYGVGTSLVTGSGAPTAGMVYKLVSREGDDHEFVSVAKAAKNKVSLGGRKYALRRLDEHGTATAEVIGIGHAPADDGNDRSLLHQFVADGVVLPGWTGPEAVTRAAKQHEASLAELPTSVNRLQRGEPVIPTEYEE; encoded by the coding sequence ATGCTCCAGGCCGCCCTCCACTCGGGTACGGCTTCCCGCCGGTCCGTGTTCGAAGTCTTTGCCCGGCGGCTGCCTGAAGGCCGCCGCTACGGCATCGCGGCGGGAACGGGCCGCATTCTCGAAGCCCTGGAAAACTTCCGCTTCGAACAAACGCAGCTGGACTTCCTGGCCAGGACCAACGTGGTGGACGAACGCACGCTGGCGTGGCTCGCGGACTTCCGTTTCTCCGGCAACATCTACGGCTACGCCGAGGGCGAGGCATACTTCCCGCAGTCCCCCCTGCTGATCGTTGAATCCACCTTCGGCGAAGCCTGCATCCTCGAAACCATGATCCTGTCCATGCTCAACCATGACAGTGCCATTGCCTCCGCGGCTTCCCGCATGACCTCCGCAGCCGACGGACGTCCGTGCATCGAAATGGGTTCACGGCGCACACATGAGGAAGCAGCCGTTGCCGCTGCCCGCGCGGCAGTGATCGCCGGTTTCGACAGCACTTCCAACCTCGAGGCGGGCCTGCGCTACGGCCTGAAAACCGTGGGCACCGCCGCGCATTCCTTCACCCTGCTGCACGATTCCGAAAAAGAAGCCTTCACCGCACAGACAGCATCGCTGGGTTTGGGCACCTCCCTCCTGGTGGACACGTACGACGTCGAGCGGGGGGTCCGCACCGCCGTGGAAGTTGCCGGACCGTCACTGGGCGGCGTGCGGCTGGATTCCGGCGACCTCGTAGCGCAGGCGCGCTGGGTCCGGGACCTGCTCAACGAGCTGGGCAACACCAAGACGCGCATCATGGTCACGTCCGACCTGGACGAGTTTGCGATTGCAGCGCTGGCATCGGCTCCCGTGGATGCCTACGGCGTCGGCACCTCCCTGGTCACCGGCTCCGGGGCTCCGACCGCCGGCATGGTCTACAAACTGGTCAGCCGTGAGGGAGACGACCACGAGTTCGTTTCCGTTGCCAAGGCCGCGAAGAACAAGGTCTCGCTCGGCGGGCGCAAGTACGCACTGCGCCGGCTGGACGAACACGGCACGGCAACCGCCGAGGTCATCGGCATCGGCCACGCGCCGGCGGACGACGGCAACGACCGTAGCCTGCTGCACCAGTTCGTGGCCGACGGCGTTGTCCTGCCCGGCTGGACGGGACCGGAGGCCGTGACGCGTGCTGCCAAGCAGCACGAGGCGTCCCTTGCCGAACTGCCAACCTCGGTGAACCGCCTGCAGCGCGGCGAGCCGGTCATCCCCACCGAATACGAGGAGTAA
- a CDS encoding isochorismatase family protein, which yields MARALIIVDVQNDFCEGGSLAVAGGADLAGEITDYVETSAGRYDLVAATQDWHIDPGAHFSDTPDFVDSWPPHCVAGTPGAQPHPDLDTELVDAFFRKGQYEAAYSGFEGVLAPDVEVPLGEPETEPETDAETLSLDDWLRDNDVDEVVVLGLAADYCVRATALDAIAAGYTTAVIPELCRGIKRETTLAAWAELEDAGVEIIDL from the coding sequence ATGGCCCGCGCCCTGATAATCGTTGACGTGCAGAACGACTTCTGTGAAGGCGGCTCGCTGGCTGTGGCCGGCGGGGCCGACCTCGCGGGGGAAATCACCGACTACGTGGAAACTTCCGCCGGCCGGTACGATCTGGTCGCCGCCACCCAGGACTGGCACATCGATCCCGGTGCGCATTTCTCGGATACCCCGGACTTCGTGGACTCCTGGCCTCCGCACTGCGTCGCCGGCACCCCGGGCGCCCAGCCGCATCCGGATCTGGACACCGAACTGGTGGATGCCTTCTTCCGCAAGGGCCAGTACGAAGCAGCGTATTCCGGTTTTGAGGGCGTCCTGGCCCCGGACGTTGAGGTTCCCCTCGGGGAGCCGGAAACCGAGCCGGAGACCGACGCCGAGACGTTGAGCCTTGACGACTGGCTGCGGGACAACGACGTGGACGAGGTGGTGGTGCTGGGCCTGGCCGCTGACTACTGCGTACGCGCCACTGCCCTGGACGCCATCGCTGCCGGCTACACCACCGCGGTGATCCCGGAACTTTGCCGCGGCATCAAACGCGAGACCACGCTCGCGGCCTGGGCCGAACTCGAAGACGCCGGCGTGGAGATCATCGACCTTTAG
- a CDS encoding DEAD/DEAH box helicase produces MSSETLFGAGASLPPAYPERAAWGTAPKLRQWQAEALEKYFASNASDFLAVATPGAGKTTFALRVANELVERGIVNRITVVAPTDHLKRQWADAAAKVGLAIDPNFKNADGRHGHGFIGVAVTYAQVASKPMLHRAKTEAARTLVILDEIHHGGDALSWGDGIREAFEPAVKRLSLTGTPFRSDTAAIPFVEYVEDRDGIRRSKADYTYGYGQALKDHVVRPVMFMAYSGQMRWRTSAGDEMAASLGEAAVTKDITAQAWRTALNPTGEWIPAVLAAADRRLTEVRRSVPDAGGLVIATDHDDARAYAGWLKKIMGESPTVILSDDAKASEKIEEFSAGTQRWMVAVRMVSEGVDVPRLAVGVYATSTATPLFFAQAVGRFVRARKRGETASVFLPSVPNLMALANQMEVERDHALDRPDNHLEEEGFGLEDSLMEAANREEKASGELTKQKFEALESQASFDRVLFDGGEFGTGGALGSEEEQDFIGIPGLLDADQMSTLLRQRQHEQLSRRGRRAGAAAEEAPAEAPEVVDHRRLTELRGELAKNVSAWSARSGMPHGVVHSELRRICGGPPVAQANEEQLNKRLKKLQDWFIGRK; encoded by the coding sequence GTGAGTTCCGAAACCCTGTTCGGCGCCGGTGCGTCCCTGCCGCCCGCCTACCCCGAACGCGCCGCCTGGGGCACCGCCCCGAAGCTGCGTCAGTGGCAGGCAGAGGCCCTGGAGAAGTACTTCGCATCCAATGCCAGCGATTTCCTCGCCGTCGCAACCCCGGGCGCTGGTAAAACCACCTTCGCCCTGCGCGTAGCCAACGAGCTGGTGGAGCGTGGAATCGTCAACCGCATCACCGTTGTCGCCCCCACGGACCACCTGAAACGGCAGTGGGCCGACGCCGCCGCGAAGGTGGGCCTGGCCATCGACCCGAACTTCAAGAACGCCGACGGACGGCACGGGCACGGGTTCATCGGCGTGGCCGTCACCTACGCGCAGGTCGCGTCCAAGCCGATGCTGCACCGTGCCAAGACCGAGGCCGCCCGCACCCTGGTGATCCTGGACGAGATCCACCACGGCGGTGACGCCCTGTCCTGGGGTGACGGCATCCGCGAAGCGTTTGAGCCGGCCGTCAAGCGGCTTTCCCTCACGGGTACGCCGTTCCGCTCGGACACCGCCGCCATCCCGTTCGTGGAGTACGTCGAGGACCGGGACGGCATCCGCCGTTCCAAGGCGGACTACACCTACGGCTACGGCCAGGCGCTGAAGGACCACGTGGTCCGCCCGGTGATGTTTATGGCCTATTCCGGGCAGATGCGCTGGCGGACCAGTGCCGGCGACGAGATGGCCGCATCGCTTGGTGAAGCCGCGGTGACCAAGGACATCACGGCGCAGGCCTGGCGCACCGCCCTGAATCCCACCGGCGAGTGGATTCCTGCCGTGCTGGCCGCAGCGGACCGCCGCCTCACGGAGGTCCGCCGGTCCGTGCCCGACGCCGGCGGGCTGGTGATCGCCACGGACCACGACGACGCCCGTGCCTACGCAGGCTGGCTGAAGAAGATCATGGGCGAATCACCCACGGTCATCCTGTCCGACGATGCCAAGGCCTCGGAAAAGATCGAGGAATTCTCCGCCGGCACCCAGCGCTGGATGGTGGCCGTGCGGATGGTGTCCGAAGGCGTGGACGTGCCGCGCCTCGCCGTCGGCGTGTATGCCACCTCCACCGCCACCCCGCTGTTCTTCGCACAGGCCGTGGGACGTTTTGTGCGTGCCCGCAAGCGCGGCGAGACGGCGTCGGTGTTCCTGCCCTCCGTGCCGAACCTGATGGCGCTGGCCAACCAGATGGAAGTCGAACGCGACCACGCACTGGACCGCCCGGACAACCATCTGGAGGAGGAAGGCTTCGGCCTCGAGGACAGCCTGATGGAGGCGGCCAACCGTGAGGAAAAGGCCTCCGGCGAGCTGACCAAGCAGAAGTTCGAAGCCCTGGAATCCCAGGCGTCCTTCGACCGCGTACTGTTCGACGGCGGCGAGTTCGGCACCGGCGGTGCGTTGGGCAGCGAGGAGGAACAGGATTTCATCGGCATCCCCGGCCTCCTGGACGCGGACCAGATGAGCACGTTGCTGCGCCAGCGCCAGCACGAGCAGCTTTCCCGCAGGGGCCGCCGTGCCGGTGCCGCAGCTGAGGAAGCCCCGGCGGAAGCCCCCGAAGTGGTGGACCACCGCCGGCTGACCGAACTGCGGGGCGAGCTGGCAAAGAACGTTTCCGCCTGGTCCGCCCGCTCCGGCATGCCCCACGGCGTGGTGCACAGCGAGCTGCGCCGGATCTGCGGCGGACCGCCCGTGGCCCAGGCCAACGAGGAACAGCTCAACAAGCGGCTGAAGAAGCTGCAGGACTGGTTCATCGGCCGCAAGTAG
- a CDS encoding DUF3039 domain-containing protein, with product MSLPPDPFENDPRRLDDNGTSTATIEREELREELEPGDSERFAHYVRKEKIMESALSGEPVIALCGKVWTPGRDPQKFPVCPTCKEIYEGLRPEGDNPKGKK from the coding sequence ATGAGCCTGCCTCCCGATCCTTTCGAAAACGATCCCCGCCGCCTGGATGACAACGGTACGTCCACGGCCACCATCGAGCGCGAAGAACTGCGCGAAGAGCTGGAACCCGGCGACAGCGAGCGCTTTGCCCACTATGTGCGCAAGGAAAAGATCATGGAATCGGCGCTTTCGGGCGAGCCGGTGATTGCTCTCTGCGGCAAGGTCTGGACGCCCGGCCGGGATCCCCAGAAGTTCCCCGTCTGCCCCACCTGCAAGGAAATCTACGAGGGCCTGCGTCCCGAAGGCGACAACCCCAAGGGCAAGAAGTAG
- a CDS encoding transporter — protein MVAHLLRLKFLLLRNSLKRSPWQLVGIVLGALYALGILAVLIAALFIVGDDPAAARTAVILAGAAAVAGWALIPVVFSGLDLTLDPARFTTYAVPTPQLLTGLAAGGLIGIPGAAMLLAVLAQAASWYRFPGALAAALVLSVVAVFTCLIAARVTVAAAVSLTGSRRFRDFTGLLLVIPLVLLGPIIAGVADGIRAGAEFLPGLADVLAWTPLGAVWAVPGDIALGHYGAAGAKALIAVAFLAVLVLAWKALLLRALVSPPQSAAGRKSAGLGLFSRFPATPTGAVAARALIYWLRDPRYSASLLIVPLLVVVLLFAGNNAGAEAGLMVPLMLGPLVAFMLGFSISADVSYDNTAFALHLATGVSGRADRAGRALACAVVSVPAVLAAAVLPAALTGHADLIAPVLGVSLAALMIGLGVSSAVSARYTYNVPLPGENAFKTPPGSTGRALLVQGAFSLVTFALLVPVLIPGVAAVVLESTLWGVVTLLAGLLLGAAVLILGIRLGGRWVDARGPELLQQVSINK, from the coding sequence ATGGTTGCGCACCTCCTGAGGCTAAAGTTCCTGCTGCTGCGCAACTCATTGAAGCGCAGTCCCTGGCAGCTGGTCGGGATTGTCCTCGGTGCGCTCTATGCGCTGGGTATCCTGGCCGTGCTGATCGCGGCTCTGTTTATCGTGGGGGATGATCCGGCGGCGGCCCGAACAGCGGTCATCCTGGCCGGAGCCGCAGCGGTTGCGGGCTGGGCCCTGATCCCGGTGGTGTTTTCCGGCCTGGACCTGACCTTGGACCCGGCACGCTTCACCACCTATGCCGTTCCCACCCCGCAGCTGCTGACCGGCCTGGCCGCGGGCGGGCTGATCGGTATTCCCGGGGCCGCCATGCTGCTGGCCGTACTCGCGCAGGCGGCGAGCTGGTACCGCTTTCCGGGGGCGCTGGCCGCGGCACTGGTGCTTTCCGTGGTGGCGGTCTTCACCTGCCTGATCGCCGCGCGCGTTACCGTGGCCGCAGCCGTCTCCCTGACCGGCTCGCGCAGGTTCCGCGACTTTACCGGGCTGCTGCTGGTCATCCCGTTGGTGCTGCTGGGGCCCATCATTGCCGGTGTAGCCGACGGGATCCGGGCCGGCGCAGAGTTCCTTCCGGGCCTGGCCGACGTGCTCGCGTGGACGCCGTTGGGCGCCGTCTGGGCAGTACCCGGCGACATTGCACTCGGCCATTACGGCGCCGCCGGTGCCAAGGCACTTATCGCTGTAGCTTTTCTGGCGGTATTGGTACTGGCCTGGAAGGCCCTGCTGCTGCGGGCGCTGGTCAGCCCGCCGCAGTCTGCAGCCGGCCGGAAGAGCGCGGGGCTCGGGCTCTTCTCGCGTTTCCCGGCCACTCCCACCGGAGCGGTGGCCGCGCGGGCATTGATCTATTGGCTGCGCGACCCCCGCTACAGCGCTTCACTGCTTATCGTCCCGCTGCTCGTTGTGGTCCTGCTGTTCGCGGGAAACAACGCCGGCGCAGAGGCGGGGCTGATGGTACCGCTGATGCTGGGGCCGCTGGTGGCTTTTATGCTGGGCTTCTCCATCAGCGCGGACGTCTCCTATGACAACACGGCGTTCGCCCTGCATCTGGCCACCGGTGTGTCCGGGCGGGCCGACCGCGCCGGCCGGGCACTGGCCTGCGCGGTGGTAAGCGTGCCGGCCGTGCTTGCCGCAGCCGTCCTGCCGGCGGCCCTGACCGGGCACGCGGACCTCATAGCCCCCGTACTGGGGGTTTCCCTGGCCGCGCTGATGATCGGGCTGGGAGTCTCCAGCGCGGTGTCCGCGCGCTACACCTACAACGTGCCGCTGCCCGGGGAAAACGCCTTCAAGACCCCGCCCGGTTCCACCGGCCGGGCCCTGCTGGTGCAGGGCGCCTTCAGCCTGGTGACCTTCGCGCTGCTGGTGCCTGTGCTCATTCCGGGAGTGGCCGCCGTCGTTCTGGAAAGCACTCTCTGGGGTGTTGTGACTCTGCTCGCGGGACTGCTGCTGGGTGCGGCGGTGCTGATCCTCGGGATCCGGCTGGGCGGGCGGTGGGTGGACGCGCGCGGGCCGGAACTGCTGCAGCAGGTCTCCATCAACAAATAG